A genome region from Magnolia sinica isolate HGM2019 chromosome 8, MsV1, whole genome shotgun sequence includes the following:
- the LOC131253016 gene encoding monofunctional riboflavin biosynthesis protein RIBA 3, chloroplastic-like, whose product MDCFLVGHPFFPHVVISSSCHRSFVALRGLGLDRKGWLSFTCRAAARDGFEGGNLFSGGSFQGSENGSIFNGFDESGAASFGTLSAEITPETVDFFVSEAEGDPDCPSEGFSSIDQAIDALRQGKFVIAVDDENGDEEGDLIMAASLASSQALAFMIRHGSGIVSVGMKEEDLERLSLPLMSTGSENEDPSAAAYTVTVDLKTGASTGVSASYRAKTILALSSPDSKPQDFRRPGHVFPLKYRNGGVLRRAGHTEASVDLVSLAGLRPISVLSAILDAEDGSMARLPALRKIAKENSIPIISITDLIRYRRKRERLVERTAVSGLPTKWGKFQAYCYLSKLDGTEHVAIVKGDIRHGQDVLVRVHSECLTGDIFGSARCDCGNQLALAMQLIEEAGRGVLVYLRGHEGRGIGLGHKLRAYNLQDLGHDTVEANLKLGLAVDAREYGIGAQILRDIGVRTMRLMTNNPAKFIGLKGYGLAVVGRVPVLSPITEENWRYLETKRTKMGHVYGSDLPGSIAGFGKPIVNNTDQAKEGQTD is encoded by the exons ATGGATTGTTTTCTGGTTGGGCATCCCTTTTTTCCTCATGTAGTCATCAGCTCAAG TTGCCACCGCTCCTTTGTGGCTTTACGTGGTCTTGGGCTGGACAGGAAGGGGTGGTTGAGTTTCACTTGTCGGGCAGCAGCCAGAGATGGATTTGAAGGTGGGAATTTGTTCAGTGGAGGTTCCTTCCAGGGAAGTGAAAATGGGTCTATTTTCAACGGCTTTGATGAGTCAGGTGCTGCATCTTTTGGGACGCTAAGTGCGGAAATAACCCCTGAAACAGTTGATTTCTTTGTTAGTGAGGCCGAGGGCGATCCTGATTGTCCTTCAGAGGGTTTCTCATCGATTGATCAGGCAATTGATGCATTACGCCAAGGAAAG TTTGTGATTGCTGTAGATGATGAAAATGGTGATGAAGAAGGAGATCTTATCATGGCAGCATCTCTTGCAAGTTCTCAGGCTCTGGCTTTTATGATTAGGCATGGCTCTGGAATTGTATCTGTTGGGATGAAGGAAGAGGATCTGGAGAGGCTGAGCCTTCCTTTGATGTCAACTGGCAGTGAGAATGAGGATCCATCCGCCGCAGCTTACACAGTGACAGTG GATTTGAAAACCGGGGCATCTACTGGAGTGTCGGCCTCGTATAGGGCGAAGACTATTCTTGCTCTTTCGTCTCCAGATTCTAAGCCGCAAGATTTCAGAAGACCAGGCCATGTATTTCCACTCAAGTATAGAAATGGTGGTGTTCTAAGGAGAGCTGGTCACACCGAAGCTTCAGTGGATTTAGTTTCACTTGCTGGCTTGCGGCCTATATCTGTTCTTTCTGCAATTCTTGATGCTGAGGATGGCTCTATGGCCAGATTACCTGCTTTAAGAAAGATAGCCAAGGAGAACAGCATACCAATCATCTCAATCACGGATCTCATCCG GTataggaggaagagagagagactaGTTGAAAGAACTGCTGTTTCTGGTTTGCCTACTAAATGGGGAAAATTTCAAGCTTACTGTTACCTATCAAAGTTAGACGGAACAGAGCATGTGGCCATCGTGAAG GGCGATATCAGGCATGGGCAAGATGTGCTAGTAAGAGTGCATTCGGAATGTCTGACTGGGGATATATTTGGATCTGCTCGGTGTGACTGTGGCAATCAGTTAGCATTGGCGATGCAGCTGATTGAAGAGGCTGGTAGAGGTGTTCTTGTTTACCTACGTGGCCATGAAGGAAGAGGGATCGGCTTGGGCCACAAACTCCGTGCTTACAATTTGCAGGATCTTGGGCATGACACTGTCGAGGCTAATCTGAAACTTGGATTAGCCGTGGATGCTCGCGAGTATGGGATTGGTGCTCAG ATTTTACGGGACATTGGCGTTCGAACAATGCGCCTAATGACGAATAATCCAGCCAAGTTCATTGGTTTGAAGGGCTATGGTTTGGCCGTTGTTGGCCGGGTTCCTGTCCTATCGCCCATCACGGAGGAGAATTGGAGATACTTAGAGACTAAACGTACCAAGATGGGCCACGTGTACGGCTCGGATTTGCCTGGATCCATCGCCGGGTTCGGTAAACCGATTGTAAATAATACAGACCAAGCAAAGGAAGGACAGACAGATTGA